One Actinomadura viridis genomic region harbors:
- a CDS encoding universal stress protein produces MTEIVVGVDGSEGGLVAAEWAAAEAVLRDVPLRVVYAVAPWLFDVPVDPRIGSVREWMHKNAEEVVQEAVNRARARFHALGVHEARVSGGQVGGQPAAVLIKEAEGAAMVVVGSHGAGGLSGLLMGSVALQVVSHAPCPAVAVRVDRARAEATPPADREADRDATTETTADAGADAGSEAAGSREDEAGEPAAKPWRRMRRVPEHGEHGEIVVGVDGSEGSAAALAFAFEEAALRDARLRVVLAWTHPEPAGPGGVEPLVYDVDAVGEEQERALAEFVAGGQADFPDVPLTRQVVRARPARALAEASDRADLLVVGTRGRGGFTGLLLGSVGHALVHRARRPVAVVPPWRR; encoded by the coding sequence GTGACCGAGATCGTGGTGGGGGTCGACGGATCGGAGGGCGGCCTGGTCGCGGCCGAGTGGGCGGCGGCGGAGGCGGTCCTGCGGGACGTGCCGCTGCGGGTCGTGTACGCGGTGGCGCCCTGGCTGTTCGACGTTCCGGTGGACCCCCGGATCGGGTCCGTCCGGGAATGGATGCACAAGAACGCCGAGGAGGTCGTCCAGGAGGCCGTCAACCGGGCCCGGGCCCGGTTCCACGCGCTGGGCGTCCACGAGGCGCGGGTGTCGGGCGGCCAGGTCGGCGGGCAGCCCGCGGCCGTGCTGATCAAGGAGGCGGAGGGGGCCGCCATGGTCGTGGTGGGCAGCCACGGCGCGGGCGGCCTGAGCGGCCTGCTGATGGGGTCGGTGGCGCTGCAGGTCGTGTCGCACGCGCCGTGCCCGGCCGTGGCGGTGCGCGTGGACCGGGCGAGAGCCGAGGCCACCCCGCCGGCCGACCGGGAGGCCGACCGGGACGCGACCACGGAGACGACCGCGGACGCGGGCGCGGACGCGGGCTCGGAGGCGGCCGGGTCCCGGGAGGACGAGGCCGGCGAGCCTGCCGCGAAGCCGTGGCGGCGGATGCGGCGGGTCCCGGAGCACGGGGAGCACGGGGAGATCGTCGTCGGAGTGGACGGCTCGGAGGGGAGCGCGGCGGCGCTGGCCTTCGCCTTCGAGGAGGCGGCGCTCCGGGACGCCCGGCTCCGGGTGGTCCTCGCGTGGACCCATCCCGAACCGGCCGGCCCCGGGGGCGTCGAGCCGCTCGTGTACGACGTGGACGCGGTCGGCGAGGAGCAGGAACGGGCCCTGGCCGAGTTCGTCGCGGGCGGGCAGGCCGACTTCCCCGACGTCCCGCTGACCCGGCAGGTGGTGCGGGCCCGCCCGGCCCGCGCCCTGGCCGAGGCGTCGGACCGGGCCGATCTGCTGGTGGTGGGCACCCGCGGGCGCGGCGGCTTCACCGGTCTGCTGCTCGGCTCGGTCGGGCACGCCCTGGTCCACCGCGCCCGCCGCCCGGTCGCGGTGGTGCCGCCATGGAGACGATGA
- a CDS encoding histidine kinase dimerization/phosphoacceptor domain-containing protein: MTRRRQHTGRAFATETVVAAEAGGVEEIAATIDAAGEVARQLSADPDRIAHDLADQVTHRLFGVSLHLHGALPMIADRYAAERVMCALNGLDEAIADLRRVIFDLRTDLRAGDDAGPSAGGR; this comes from the coding sequence ATGACACGCCGACGACAACACACAGGGCGTGCTTTCGCCACTGAGACGGTCGTCGCCGCCGAGGCCGGCGGGGTGGAGGAGATCGCCGCGACCATAGACGCGGCCGGAGAGGTGGCCAGGCAGCTGAGCGCCGACCCCGATCGCATCGCCCACGACCTGGCCGACCAGGTGACGCACCGGCTGTTCGGCGTCAGCCTGCACCTGCACGGCGCGCTGCCGATGATCGCCGACCGGTACGCGGCCGAGCGGGTCATGTGCGCGCTGAACGGCCTGGACGAGGCCATCGCCGACCTGCGCCGCGTCATCTTCGACCTCCGCACCGACCTCCGTGCCGGCGACGACGCCGGCCCCTCCGCCGGCGGCCGCTGA
- a CDS encoding STAS domain-containing protein — MTKTTVPGLRTATERGHLVLALPPRTGWHNYTAIREALYEALTVPSARGHAGLVVDFGETVLMDASGLVLLARAQARARLLGRTLRLVVPPSDGRLRDALDATGLGGLVQVHPDIEAAVATPPRVVRPRDAAAPDPAQVLDAIRALHPEDVRLSRCLPDAELTITTAYPPGDDHVLVHVGGVLDQITVSRLGEALTTMIEKDAVHLRVLTHDLIRVRCDPLPVLLGIRWRACAEGGCLSLANLPPRLRQIIDREGLGPAFQCGRLTAPDLTTVS; from the coding sequence ATGACCAAGACGACCGTGCCAGGGCTGCGGACGGCGACCGAACGCGGCCACCTCGTGCTCGCCCTGCCTCCACGGACCGGCTGGCACAACTACACGGCGATCCGGGAGGCACTGTACGAGGCGCTGACCGTGCCGTCGGCGCGGGGCCACGCCGGGCTGGTCGTCGACTTCGGTGAGACCGTCCTCATGGACGCCTCCGGCCTGGTCCTGCTGGCCCGCGCGCAGGCGCGGGCGCGGCTGCTGGGCCGTACCCTGCGGCTCGTGGTGCCGCCGTCGGACGGGCGCCTGCGGGACGCGCTCGACGCCACCGGCCTGGGCGGCCTCGTCCAGGTCCACCCGGACATCGAGGCCGCGGTCGCGACGCCGCCGCGGGTGGTCCGCCCCCGGGACGCCGCCGCGCCCGACCCCGCGCAGGTCCTCGACGCCATCCGGGCCCTCCACCCGGAGGACGTACGGCTGTCGCGGTGCCTGCCCGACGCCGAACTGACGATCACGACCGCCTACCCGCCCGGGGACGACCACGTCCTGGTCCACGTGGGCGGGGTCCTCGACCAGATCACCGTGAGCCGGCTGGGCGAGGCGCTCACCACCATGATCGAGAAGGACGCCGTCCACCTGCGGGTGCTGACGCACGACCTGATCAGGGTCCGCTGCGACCCCCTTCCCGTCCTGCTGGGGATCCGGTGGCGGGCCTGCGCCGAGGGCGGCTGCCTCTCGCTGGCCAACCTCCCGCCCCGGCTCCGCCAGATCATCGACCGGGAGGGGCTCGGCCCGGCGTTCCAGTGCGGGCGCCTGACGGCTCCCGATCTGACCACCGTGTCCTGA
- a CDS encoding 4Fe-4S dicluster domain-containing protein: protein MLLADLDGLFGALREAGHTVVGPTFRDGAIVLDELSSPEDLPHGWGVSLAPGAYRVRRREDRAAFGHSAGPQSWKPFLHRPRVRLWSADRTEDGFEVDDRPEEAPRYAFLGVRPCDLRAILVQDRVLMGGEYADTSYRRRREQVFIVAVNCTEPGETCFCASMGTGPEAGPGHDLVLTELVDGDGPPRYLAESGSDAGARLLDGLAAEPAGRDDRDRGRAEVAAAAGRMGREMPAVDMRDLMKETLDSPQWDDVAGRCLTCGNCTMVCPTCFCTTTEDVTDLTGDHAERWQRWDSCYDLEFSGLHGGSVRGSPRSRYRQWLTHKLGTWYDQFGSSGCVGCGRCIVWCPVGIDLTVEAAALNEEREAALDAEREAAAGESAARPGGPAGGAS, encoded by the coding sequence ATGCTGCTGGCGGACCTGGACGGCCTCTTCGGCGCGCTGCGCGAGGCCGGCCACACCGTCGTCGGGCCGACCTTCCGGGACGGCGCCATCGTCCTGGACGAGCTGTCGTCCCCCGAGGACCTGCCGCACGGGTGGGGCGTCTCGCTCGCCCCGGGCGCCTACCGGGTGCGGCGGCGCGAGGATCGCGCGGCCTTCGGGCATTCGGCGGGACCGCAGTCGTGGAAGCCGTTCCTGCACCGGCCGCGGGTGCGGCTCTGGTCGGCGGACCGCACCGAGGACGGGTTCGAGGTCGACGACCGGCCCGAGGAGGCGCCCCGCTACGCGTTCCTGGGCGTGCGCCCGTGCGATCTGCGGGCGATCCTCGTCCAGGACCGGGTCCTGATGGGCGGCGAGTACGCCGACACCTCGTACCGGAGGCGCCGCGAGCAGGTCTTCATCGTGGCGGTCAACTGCACCGAGCCGGGCGAGACGTGCTTCTGCGCGTCCATGGGGACCGGCCCGGAGGCGGGCCCCGGCCACGACCTCGTCCTCACCGAGCTGGTGGACGGCGACGGGCCGCCCCGCTACCTGGCCGAGTCCGGTTCGGACGCCGGGGCGCGGCTCCTGGACGGCCTGGCGGCCGAGCCCGCCGGGCGGGACGACCGGGACCGGGGCCGGGCGGAGGTCGCCGCCGCGGCCGGGCGGATGGGCCGGGAGATGCCCGCGGTCGACATGCGCGACCTGATGAAGGAGACCCTGGACTCGCCGCAGTGGGACGACGTCGCCGGCCGCTGCCTGACGTGCGGCAACTGCACGATGGTCTGCCCGACCTGCTTCTGCACCACGACCGAGGACGTCACCGACCTCACCGGCGACCACGCCGAGCGGTGGCAGCGCTGGGACTCGTGCTACGACCTGGAGTTCTCCGGCCTGCACGGAGGGAGCGTGCGGGGCTCGCCGCGCAGCCGGTACCGCCAGTGGCTCACCCACAAGCTCGGCACCTGGTACGACCAGTTCGGCTCGTCCGGCTGCGTGGGCTGCGGCCGGTGCATCGTCTGGTGCCCGGTCGGCATCGACCTGACCGTCGAGGCGGCGGCCCTGAACGAGGAGCGTGAGGCGGCCCTCGACGCGGAGCGTGAGGCGGCGGCCGGGGAGTCCGCGGCGCGGCCCGGCGGCCCGGCGGGCGGTGCGTCGTGA
- a CDS encoding pyridoxamine 5'-phosphate oxidase family protein, which yields MNADDPSHRTEPVPERDPDPAPMVLSWRQAMDRLASARVGRLVFTERGLPAVRVVRYRVRGGTVRLDLDDGAGLTMALREAPAYDGVVALHADGLGEPPGGGWEVTAVGVVRTVETGGGGTAVLIDVRHVTGHRITFRPAGPPCPPSPSPPARTAAGARPERGPRGHLRAL from the coding sequence ATGAACGCTGACGACCCGTCCCACCGGACGGAACCGGTACCCGAGCGGGACCCGGACCCCGCTCCCATGGTCCTGTCGTGGCGGCAGGCGATGGACCGGCTGGCCTCGGCGCGGGTCGGCAGGCTGGTGTTCACCGAGCGCGGGCTGCCCGCGGTACGGGTGGTGCGCTACCGGGTGCGCGGCGGAACGGTCCGGCTCGATCTGGACGACGGGGCCGGGCTGACCATGGCACTGCGGGAGGCGCCGGCGTACGACGGCGTGGTGGCGCTGCACGCGGACGGGCTCGGCGAACCGCCGGGCGGCGGCTGGGAGGTGACGGCGGTCGGCGTGGTCCGGACGGTCGAGACGGGCGGCGGCGGGACGGCCGTCCTCATCGACGTCCGGCACGTGACCGGGCACCGGATCACGTTCCGTCCCGCTGGCCCGCCGTGTCCCCCTTCTCCCTCGCCTCCCGCCCGTACGGCGGCGGGCGCCCGGCCTGAACGGGGTCCGCGGGGGCACCTGCGGGCGCTGTGA
- a CDS encoding DoxX family membrane protein, with the protein MAVSTPRKARTGHRVLPNLHVTAPQPLTESPAARYVWAVTRLALGWVFAWAFLDKTFGLGHETPAAKAWIDGGSPTAGFLKNSPEGPLAGFYNGLAGQAWADWLFMLGLAGIGIALLLGIGMRLAAVAGVLMLVMMWSAVLPPANNPFMDDHLIYAIVLVGLALVSAGDTLGLGRRWGGTALVRRFPVLK; encoded by the coding sequence ATGGCCGTCTCGACCCCCCGTAAGGCCCGCACAGGACACCGCGTCCTCCCGAACCTCCATGTGACCGCTCCCCAGCCCCTGACCGAATCCCCCGCCGCGCGCTACGTGTGGGCCGTCACCCGCCTGGCGCTGGGCTGGGTGTTCGCGTGGGCCTTCCTGGACAAGACCTTCGGACTGGGGCACGAGACCCCCGCCGCCAAGGCGTGGATCGACGGCGGGAGCCCGACCGCGGGATTCCTCAAGAACTCGCCCGAGGGCCCGCTCGCCGGCTTCTACAACGGCCTGGCCGGGCAGGCGTGGGCGGACTGGCTGTTCATGCTGGGCCTCGCCGGCATCGGCATCGCTCTGCTGCTGGGCATCGGCATGCGGCTGGCCGCGGTCGCCGGGGTGCTGATGCTGGTCATGATGTGGAGCGCGGTACTGCCGCCCGCCAACAACCCGTTCATGGACGACCATCTCATCTACGCCATCGTCCTGGTCGGACTGGCCCTGGTCAGCGCCGGCGACACCCTCGGCCTCGGCAGGCGGTGGGGCGGGACCGCCCTCGTCCGCCGGTTCCCCGTCCTGAAGTGA
- a CDS encoding alcohol dehydrogenase catalytic domain-containing protein, translating to MSTGRRESGKAAPRAPTSGPGGARGPGGARGRSRRIVVVRYGGPEEMRLVEGAMPVPRPGEVRVRRTAAGAGPADVLMREGACPDGPRPPFTPGHGLVGTVDAVGEGVTGFALGQPVAALTVYGAYADHLCVPASRLVPVPPGLDPAEAVALVFDYVAAYQMLHRVARVRKGERVLVHDAAGGVGSAALELGRIAGLVDMYGTAAGGAAVRAVASLDGVPIDLTRENFASRVRIGALRGLDVVLDGTGGWTTPRSYRLLGPGGRLVLYGRAAGRRPAVPLVLARAAFQRSRRVMAYRADRLLERRPDWYREDLGALFRLLAERRIAPVIAERAPLEDAPGLHERLRRGEAAGRRVLC from the coding sequence GTGAGCACGGGACGCCGCGAGAGCGGAAAGGCCGCCCCGCGCGCCCCCACGAGCGGGCCGGGCGGAGCCCGCGGACCGGGCGGAGCCCGCGGGCGCAGCCGGCGGATCGTCGTCGTCCGGTACGGCGGGCCCGAGGAGATGCGGCTGGTCGAGGGGGCGATGCCCGTCCCGCGCCCCGGCGAGGTCAGGGTGCGGCGGACCGCGGCCGGGGCCGGACCCGCCGACGTGCTCATGAGGGAGGGCGCCTGCCCGGACGGCCCCCGGCCCCCGTTCACGCCCGGTCACGGCCTGGTCGGCACGGTGGACGCCGTCGGGGAGGGCGTCACCGGGTTCGCCCTGGGACAGCCCGTGGCCGCCCTGACCGTGTACGGCGCGTACGCCGACCATCTGTGCGTCCCCGCGTCCCGCCTCGTGCCGGTGCCCCCGGGCCTGGACCCCGCCGAGGCCGTCGCGCTCGTCTTCGACTACGTCGCCGCCTACCAGATGCTCCACCGGGTCGCCCGGGTCAGGAAGGGCGAGCGCGTCCTGGTCCACGACGCGGCGGGCGGGGTGGGCTCGGCCGCGCTGGAGCTGGGCCGGATCGCGGGCCTGGTGGACATGTACGGGACGGCCGCCGGCGGCGCCGCCGTCCGGGCCGTGGCCTCGCTGGACGGCGTGCCGATCGACCTCACCCGGGAGAACTTCGCCTCGCGGGTCCGCATCGGCGCCCTCAGGGGGCTCGACGTGGTGCTGGACGGCACCGGCGGCTGGACCACGCCCCGCTCGTACCGGCTGCTCGGGCCCGGCGGGAGGCTGGTGCTGTACGGCCGCGCCGCAGGCCGCCGCCCCGCCGTGCCGCTGGTCCTGGCCCGCGCCGCGTTCCAGCGGTCCCGCCGTGTCATGGCCTACCGGGCGGACCGGCTGCTGGAGCGCCGTCCCGACTGGTACCGCGAGGATCTCGGCGCGCTCTTCCGGCTGCTGGCGGAGCGGCGGATCGCCCCGGTCATCGCCGAGCGCGCCCCCTTGGAGGACGCTCCCGGGCTGCACGAACGCCTCCGCCGCGGCGAGGCGGCGGGCAGGCGGGTGCTCTGCTGA
- a CDS encoding epoxide hydrolase family protein encodes MTGHLTPFRVEIPEADLADLRARLRRTRWPEAETVGDWSQGVPLAYLRDLCGHWAGEYDWRRTEARLNALPQFRTEIDGLDVHLAHVRSPHPGAFPLLLANGWPGSIVEYLKVIGPLTDPPAHGGDAADAFDVVIPAMPGYGFSGKPSRPGWNVERVARAWAVLMERLGHDRYGVHGSDWGTSVATAMAQRDGGRPAGIHLSPPIAAPDPATFGDLTAGERAVLADLERVKEWEDGYSVQQSTRPQTLGYGLVDSPAALCAWIVEKYRAWSDCDGHPENAFTRDELLDSVMLYWLPGTGASSARLYWESIRQVQKWFTEGTGDVVEVPTGCSIYPKEVPRPSRRWAARRYIDIRYWNELDKGGHFAASEQPGSFVEEIRAFFRLIR; translated from the coding sequence ATGACCGGCCACCTGACCCCGTTCCGCGTCGAGATCCCCGAGGCCGACCTGGCGGACCTGCGCGCCCGGCTGCGGAGAACGCGCTGGCCCGAGGCCGAGACGGTCGGCGACTGGTCGCAGGGGGTGCCGCTGGCGTACCTGCGGGACCTGTGCGGCCACTGGGCCGGCGAGTACGACTGGCGCCGGACGGAGGCGCGCCTCAACGCCCTGCCCCAGTTCCGCACGGAGATCGACGGGCTGGACGTCCACCTCGCGCACGTGCGCTCGCCGCACCCCGGGGCGTTCCCGCTGCTCCTGGCCAACGGCTGGCCCGGCTCGATCGTCGAGTACCTGAAGGTGATCGGGCCGCTGACCGACCCGCCCGCCCATGGCGGGGACGCCGCCGACGCGTTCGACGTGGTGATCCCCGCCATGCCCGGATACGGCTTCAGCGGCAAGCCGTCGCGGCCCGGCTGGAACGTGGAGCGCGTCGCCCGCGCGTGGGCCGTCCTGATGGAGCGCCTGGGCCACGACCGCTATGGCGTGCACGGCAGCGACTGGGGGACGAGCGTCGCCACCGCCATGGCCCAGCGGGACGGCGGCCGTCCGGCCGGGATCCACCTCAGCCCGCCGATCGCCGCGCCCGACCCGGCGACGTTCGGCGACCTGACCGCCGGGGAGCGCGCCGTGCTCGCCGACCTGGAACGCGTCAAGGAGTGGGAGGACGGCTATTCGGTCCAGCAGTCCACCCGCCCGCAGACGCTCGGGTACGGCCTGGTCGACTCGCCCGCGGCGCTGTGCGCCTGGATCGTCGAGAAGTACCGGGCCTGGTCGGACTGCGACGGCCATCCGGAGAACGCGTTCACTCGCGACGAACTGCTCGACAGCGTGATGCTGTACTGGCTGCCCGGCACCGGCGCCTCGTCCGCGCGGCTGTACTGGGAGAGCATCAGGCAGGTCCAGAAGTGGTTCACCGAGGGGACGGGCGACGTCGTGGAGGTGCCCACCGGGTGCTCCATCTACCCCAAGGAGGTCCCGCGCCCCTCGCGGCGGTGGGCGGCCCGGCGCTACATCGATATCCGGTACTGGAACGAGCTGGACAAGGGCGGTCATTTCGCCGCGTCCGAGCAGCCCGGATCGTTCGTCGAGGAGATCCGGGCGTTCTTCCGGCTCATCCGGTGA
- a CDS encoding DUF1876 domain-containing protein, with the protein MDTKQWNAEIYINERGNDTHVRAVLTTQDDTTIVGTGHARRNPADRSVPEIGDELAVGRAFLDLGHRLVELAGADIAQAAQQG; encoded by the coding sequence ATGGACACCAAGCAGTGGAACGCGGAGATCTACATCAACGAGCGCGGGAACGACACCCACGTGCGCGCGGTGCTGACCACGCAGGACGACACCACCATCGTGGGAACGGGCCACGCCCGGCGCAATCCGGCCGACCGCTCGGTGCCGGAGATCGGGGACGAGCTGGCCGTGGGCCGGGCGTTCCTCGACCTGGGGCACCGGCTGGTGGAGCTGGCCGGCGCCGACATAGCGCAGGCCGCCCAGCAGGGCTGA
- a CDS encoding heavy metal translocating P-type ATPase translates to MNIAFARPLSSRGPEVLFALAAGGLAAGGIAQWTGQDDLARLLWLLVTAGACVPAAWWVLDGLLHRRFGSDVIALLALGGTLAVHAYLAGAVIGVMLTGGRLLERRADHRARRDLSALLSLAPRMAHRETGDGIETVDAGRVRPGDRLVVRPGEVVPVDGRIEPGEGGTGGTGGTGGTGGTGGTAVLDESTLTGEPIPVERGEGEDVRSGAVNVAGPFTFRATADARSSTYAGIVRLAEEAAAESAPFVRLADRYAAVFLPLTLAVAGGAWIASGDAVRAVAVLVVATPCPLILAAPVAFVSGLSRCARRGVVVKGGGALERLARAHVLLFDKTGTITTGNPSLAEVVTAGDTPADEVLRLAASLDQVSPHVLASAIVRGARDRGVPLTVPTEADERPGKGARGVVGGHRVAVGKAGWAGEGPDGWVDRIRNRAAARGAITVFVGVDGRLAGALLLQDRIRADAARTFRLLRHAGIDHTVMVTGDRAAVAGPIADLVGADAVHADQSPADKVAVVRAETARAATVMAGDGVNDAPALAAAGVGVALGARGATASSQAADVVITVDRLERLAETLAIARRTRSVALQSVLVGMGLSLAAMTVAALGFLTPTIGAVLQEGIDVAAILGALRALGPGRERWPRLRGDDAELVRRLDEEHRALWPRIERLPAIADTLAGPPSDRRRAALGELSGFLSDLAEHERKDEQRLYPAVARALGGADPTGTMSRAHAEIADLTRRIGLLSAELDHDPAGDGGRELRRTVEQLHAILRLHFVQEEESYFVLADEGPVRHSR, encoded by the coding sequence GTGAACATCGCCTTCGCCCGTCCGCTGTCGTCCCGCGGCCCCGAGGTGCTGTTCGCCCTGGCGGCGGGCGGCCTGGCGGCGGGCGGGATCGCGCAGTGGACCGGCCAGGACGACCTGGCCCGGCTGCTCTGGCTGCTGGTGACGGCGGGGGCGTGCGTCCCGGCTGCCTGGTGGGTGCTGGACGGGCTGCTGCACCGCAGGTTCGGCAGCGACGTGATCGCGCTGCTGGCCCTCGGCGGCACCCTGGCCGTCCACGCCTACCTCGCCGGCGCGGTGATCGGGGTGATGCTGACCGGCGGGCGGCTGCTGGAACGGCGCGCCGACCACCGGGCCCGGCGGGACCTGAGCGCCCTGCTGTCGCTGGCCCCGCGGATGGCGCACCGCGAGACCGGGGACGGGATCGAGACGGTCGACGCCGGAAGGGTGCGGCCGGGCGACCGGCTGGTGGTACGGCCCGGCGAGGTGGTCCCGGTGGACGGGCGCATCGAGCCCGGGGAGGGCGGCACGGGCGGCACGGGCGGCACGGGCGGCACGGGCGGCACGGGCGGCACGGCCGTCCTGGACGAGTCCACGCTGACCGGCGAGCCGATCCCGGTCGAACGCGGTGAGGGCGAGGACGTGCGCAGCGGCGCGGTGAACGTCGCGGGGCCGTTCACCTTCCGCGCCACCGCCGACGCCCGTTCCAGCACGTACGCGGGCATCGTCCGGCTCGCCGAGGAGGCCGCGGCGGAGTCCGCGCCGTTCGTCCGGCTCGCCGACCGGTACGCGGCGGTCTTCCTGCCGCTGACGCTGGCGGTGGCCGGCGGCGCCTGGATCGCCTCGGGCGACGCGGTGCGGGCGGTGGCGGTGCTGGTGGTCGCCACCCCCTGCCCGCTCATCCTGGCCGCGCCGGTCGCGTTCGTCTCCGGGCTGTCGCGCTGCGCCCGCCGCGGCGTGGTGGTCAAGGGCGGCGGCGCGCTGGAACGGCTGGCCCGCGCGCACGTCCTGCTGTTCGACAAGACCGGGACGATCACCACGGGGAACCCGTCGCTGGCCGAGGTCGTCACGGCCGGGGACACGCCCGCGGACGAGGTGCTGCGGCTGGCGGCCTCGCTCGACCAGGTGTCCCCGCACGTGCTCGCGTCCGCGATCGTGCGCGGGGCGCGCGACCGGGGCGTGCCGCTGACCGTTCCCACGGAGGCGGACGAGCGGCCCGGCAAGGGCGCCCGCGGCGTCGTCGGCGGCCACCGGGTCGCGGTGGGCAAGGCCGGCTGGGCCGGCGAGGGCCCGGACGGCTGGGTGGACCGGATCCGGAACCGGGCGGCGGCGCGCGGCGCCATCACCGTCTTCGTCGGGGTCGACGGCCGGCTCGCCGGGGCGCTGCTGCTGCAGGACCGGATCCGGGCGGACGCGGCGCGCACGTTCCGGCTGCTGCGGCACGCCGGGATCGACCACACGGTCATGGTCACCGGCGACCGGGCCGCGGTCGCCGGCCCGATCGCCGATCTGGTCGGCGCCGACGCCGTCCACGCCGACCAGTCCCCGGCCGACAAGGTGGCGGTGGTCCGCGCCGAGACGGCCAGGGCCGCCACCGTGATGGCCGGCGACGGGGTGAACGACGCGCCCGCCCTCGCCGCGGCCGGGGTCGGCGTGGCGCTCGGCGCCCGCGGCGCCACCGCCTCCTCCCAGGCCGCCGACGTGGTCATCACCGTGGACCGGCTGGAGCGGCTGGCCGAGACCCTGGCCATCGCGCGGCGCACGCGGTCGGTCGCGCTGCAGAGCGTCCTGGTCGGCATGGGCCTGTCGCTGGCCGCGATGACGGTGGCGGCGCTGGGGTTCCTGACCCCGACGATCGGGGCGGTGCTGCAGGAGGGCATCGACGTGGCGGCGATCCTGGGCGCGCTGCGCGCCCTGGGGCCCGGCCGCGAACGCTGGCCGCGGCTGCGCGGCGACGACGCCGAGCTGGTCCGCCGGCTGGACGAGGAGCACCGCGCGCTGTGGCCGCGGATCGAACGGCTCCCGGCCATCGCCGACACCCTCGCCGGGCCGCCGTCGGACCGGCGCCGGGCCGCCCTCGGCGAGCTGTCCGGCTTCCTCTCCGACCTGGCCGAGCACGAGCGCAAGGACGAGCAGCGGCTCTACCCCGCCGTGGCGCGCGCCCTCGGCGGCGCCGACCCCACCGGGACCATGAGCCGCGCGCACGCGGAGATCGCCGACCTCACCCGGCGGATCGGGCTGCTGTCCGCCGAACTCGACCACGACCCCGCCGGGGACGGCGGGCGGGAGCTGCGCAGGACCGTCGAGCAGCTCCACGCGATCCTGCGGCTGCACTTCGTCCAGGAGGAGGAGTCCTACTTCGTGCTGGCCGACGAGGGACCGGTGCGGCACTCGCGGTGA
- a CDS encoding PP2C family protein-serine/threonine phosphatase yields MDRALSRERMLAGLVRASHLVTLENLPDVISAHAAVAGMSEVLIYLADLQEEMLFLFPGRTARAGGAGDRPDEVPVEGTVAGRAFQHGEIVSTSAGRGGPGRWWIPLLDGAERLGVLRVTAEEAGGDVAWDMRDLAGLVALLVQSKRRTSDTYASLVRRRPMNVAAEMEWRLIPPRTYATDRVVISAVMEPAYEVSGDAFDYALRGDSVHLSVFDAMGHDTAAGLTAGLAIAACRNHRRLGEGLADTARRIEETLLAQFGGERFATGLLAELDVAGGLLSWINHGHPRPVIIRDGRSLVRLECEPAPPLGLGLDTEAVLCQDQLEPGDRLVLYTDGITEARSPEGREFGLERFVDFLIRHHADGLPVAETLRRLVRHHLDYHQGRLGDDATVLLLEWHGPAPFAEGQAEALVGIP; encoded by the coding sequence ATGGACAGGGCGTTGAGTCGGGAGCGGATGCTCGCGGGGCTGGTGCGCGCGAGCCACCTGGTCACGCTGGAGAACCTGCCGGACGTGATCTCCGCGCACGCCGCCGTCGCGGGCATGTCCGAGGTGCTGATCTATCTCGCCGACCTCCAGGAGGAGATGCTCTTCCTGTTCCCCGGGCGGACGGCGCGCGCCGGCGGGGCCGGCGACCGGCCGGACGAGGTGCCGGTCGAGGGGACGGTGGCGGGCCGGGCCTTCCAGCACGGCGAGATCGTGTCCACCTCGGCGGGCAGGGGCGGCCCCGGCCGCTGGTGGATCCCCCTCCTGGACGGCGCCGAGCGGCTGGGCGTGCTGCGGGTGACCGCCGAGGAGGCGGGCGGCGACGTCGCGTGGGACATGCGCGACCTGGCCGGCCTGGTGGCGCTCCTGGTGCAGAGCAAGCGCCGGACCAGCGACACCTACGCGAGCCTGGTGCGGCGGCGGCCGATGAACGTTGCGGCCGAGATGGAATGGCGGCTGATCCCGCCCCGGACGTACGCCACCGACCGGGTGGTGATCAGCGCCGTCATGGAACCGGCCTACGAGGTCAGCGGCGACGCCTTCGACTACGCCCTCCGAGGGGACTCGGTCCATCTGAGCGTCTTCGACGCCATGGGGCACGACACCGCCGCGGGCCTGACCGCGGGCCTGGCGATCGCGGCCTGCCGCAACCACCGCCGCCTCGGGGAGGGGCTGGCCGACACCGCGCGGCGGATCGAGGAGACCCTGCTGGCGCAGTTCGGCGGGGAACGGTTCGCCACCGGGCTGCTGGCCGAGCTGGACGTCGCCGGCGGGCTGCTGAGCTGGATCAACCACGGGCACCCCCGGCCTGTGATCATCCGCGACGGCCGTTCGCTGGTGCGGCTGGAGTGCGAGCCGGCGCCGCCGCTGGGCCTCGGCCTGGACACCGAAGCCGTCCTGTGCCAGGACCAGCTGGAGCCCGGCGACCGGCTGGTGCTCTACACCGACGGCATCACCGAGGCGCGCAGCCCGGAGGGCCGCGAGTTCGGCCTGGAACGCTTCGTCGACTTCCTGATCCGCCACCACGCCGACGGGCTGCCGGTCGCCGAGACCCTGCGCCGCCTCGTCCGCCACCACCTGGACTACCACCAGGGACGGCTCGGCGACGACGCCACGGTCCTGCTGCTGGAGTGGCACGGGCCCGCCCCGTTCGCGGAGGGCCAGGCCGAGGCCCTGGTCGGCATCCCCTGA